A stretch of Edaphobacter lichenicola DNA encodes these proteins:
- a CDS encoding DUF2127 domain-containing protein: MMVKEPISSRGLVQTREQGDHPAGVHDRGLMLIGLFKLAKAIFFFCIGAGAIHLLHKDIGDEVTRLALKLRFDPESRLVALLLHKADLIDAHRLRQISVGTFGYSALALTEGVGLLLEKVWAEYLTLILTVSFLPWELYELVRKPDGFRLSLLVINLAVLAYLVWLLRRKKLLGGS, from the coding sequence ATGATGGTGAAAGAGCCAATTAGTAGTCGCGGGTTGGTACAGACACGTGAGCAGGGGGACCACCCGGCCGGTGTGCACGATCGCGGCTTGATGCTGATCGGGCTGTTCAAGCTGGCGAAGGCGATCTTCTTCTTCTGTATCGGTGCGGGTGCGATTCACCTGCTGCATAAAGATATTGGCGATGAGGTAACGCGGCTGGCGCTGAAGTTGAGGTTTGACCCTGAGAGCCGGCTGGTTGCTTTGTTGCTCCATAAGGCAGACCTGATCGATGCTCATCGGTTGAGGCAGATCAGTGTAGGGACGTTCGGTTACTCTGCGTTGGCTCTGACCGAGGGGGTCGGACTGCTGCTGGAGAAGGTGTGGGCGGAGTATCTGACGCTGATTCTGACGGTCTCTTTTCTGCCGTGGGAGTTGTATGAGCTGGTCCGAAAGCCGGATGGGTTTCGCTTGAGCCTGCTGGTTATCAATCTGGCAGTGCTTGCGTACCTGGTTTGGCTGCTTCGCCGGAAGAAGTTGTTGGGTGGGAGTTAG
- a CDS encoding division/cell wall cluster transcriptional repressor MraZ, with amino-acid sequence MFRGNHPTRVDEKGRLKLPAEFKRRVDELYGPQFYITSMDGKRAQVYPLKEWEQIEASLSTMSPMDPVRKKFQDVTNFYGQMAEMDAQGRVLIPQKLRELAKVTGEVNVLGSQTLLEVVNAELFDAEMKKASGAVELTDADLMAFADKTKAVA; translated from the coding sequence ATGTTTCGGGGAAATCACCCAACACGCGTGGACGAAAAGGGCAGATTGAAGCTGCCTGCCGAGTTCAAGCGCCGTGTGGATGAGCTGTACGGCCCCCAGTTCTACATAACGAGCATGGATGGGAAGCGGGCGCAGGTTTATCCGCTGAAGGAGTGGGAGCAGATCGAGGCGTCGCTTTCGACGATGTCCCCGATGGATCCGGTTCGGAAGAAGTTTCAGGATGTAACGAACTTCTACGGACAGATGGCAGAGATGGATGCGCAGGGCCGGGTGCTGATTCCGCAGAAGCTGCGGGAGCTGGCCAAGGTGACGGGCGAGGTAAATGTCCTGGGGTCGCAGACACTGCTGGAGGTTGTGAATGCAGAGCTGTTCGACGCCGAGATGAAGAAGGCAAGTGGAGCGGTTGAGCTGACGGACGCGGATCTGATGGCGTTCGCAGATAAGACCAAGGCAGTTGCTTAG
- the rsmH gene encoding 16S rRNA (cytosine(1402)-N(4))-methyltransferase RsmH — protein sequence MKSPQHVPVLLEEVLEYLNVRPGGVIVDATLGLAGHSLEIAKRLGGKGKLIGFDRDPEAMEKAKARLEVLRAELGDAMPEVAFEPRAFSEASGVIAPGSLDGLLADFGVSSLQLDEAHRGFSFRTDGPLDMRMDTRSGETAEQVVNQEDENELADLIYEFGEERRSRRIARAIVRARPITTTAELARIVSAEAPPMKGEKIHPATRTFQALRIRVNNELGEIQSLLKSAGSLLKPGGRLVLISFHSLEDRLVKDAFKAAKDAKIFEILTKKPVVAAEQEQMRNPRSRSAKMRAAEKV from the coding sequence ATGAAGAGTCCGCAACATGTGCCGGTTCTTTTAGAGGAAGTTCTGGAGTATTTGAATGTGCGGCCGGGCGGCGTGATCGTTGATGCGACGTTGGGTCTGGCGGGGCACTCTTTGGAGATTGCGAAGAGGCTGGGCGGCAAGGGCAAGCTGATTGGCTTTGACCGTGACCCGGAGGCGATGGAGAAGGCTAAAGCAAGGCTTGAGGTTTTACGGGCTGAGCTTGGCGATGCAATGCCGGAGGTGGCGTTTGAGCCGAGGGCGTTTTCGGAGGCCTCGGGGGTGATTGCACCGGGGAGCCTGGATGGATTGCTTGCTGACTTTGGCGTAAGCAGCCTGCAGCTGGACGAGGCGCACAGAGGATTTAGTTTTCGGACCGATGGACCGCTTGATATGCGGATGGATACGCGCAGCGGGGAGACGGCCGAGCAAGTGGTAAATCAGGAAGACGAAAACGAACTCGCCGACCTGATTTACGAATTCGGAGAGGAAAGGAGGTCGCGGAGAATCGCCAGAGCCATTGTTAGGGCCCGGCCGATTACGACTACAGCAGAGTTGGCTCGAATCGTATCGGCCGAGGCCCCACCAATGAAAGGCGAGAAGATACATCCGGCGACACGCACCTTTCAGGCACTTCGGATTCGAGTGAATAACGAGTTGGGAGAGATTCAATCGCTGCTGAAGAGCGCGGGGTCTCTGTTGAAGCCGGGCGGGAGGTTGGTGTTGATCAGCTTCCACTCGTTGGAGGACAGGCTGGTGAAAGACGCGTTCAAGGCGGCGAAGGACGCGAAGATATTTGAGATTTTGACGAAGAAGCCGGTTGTGGCGGCTGAGCAGGAACAGATGAGAAATCCGCGGTCGCGCAGTGCCAAGATGAGGGCGGCCGAAAAAGTTTAG
- the ftsL gene encoding cell division protein FtsL — protein MAASAMAGQQLEMLGSRAHSRAESLTARNRELYETQRRARRGPTPEVFFTKHIDNSRIVKADDPERRREMRTFTAVMSVLFVLVMVYVWQHFSAIEIGYHVEAQKAQVEQLREENRQLRLNEAQLTDPGRIDRIAKQLGLGEPQPGQVVRPEGGGDPNAPALAQASAPAMQIAQ, from the coding sequence ATGGCAGCTTCGGCGATGGCAGGACAACAGTTAGAGATGCTAGGTTCGCGGGCGCACAGCCGTGCGGAGTCGCTGACGGCGCGGAATCGTGAGTTGTATGAGACGCAACGGCGTGCGCGGCGTGGGCCTACGCCTGAGGTCTTCTTTACGAAGCACATCGACAACAGCCGCATTGTGAAGGCGGACGATCCGGAGCGGCGGCGCGAGATGCGCACGTTTACCGCGGTGATGAGTGTGTTGTTTGTGCTGGTGATGGTTTATGTCTGGCAGCACTTTTCGGCGATTGAGATTGGTTATCACGTCGAGGCGCAGAAGGCGCAGGTGGAGCAGTTGCGGGAGGAGAATCGGCAACTGCGGTTGAATGAGGCGCAGTTGACGGATCCGGGTCGGATTGACCGGATTGCCAAGCAGCTTGGTCTGGGGGAGCCTCAGCCTGGGCAGGTGGTGCGGCCGGAGGGCGGCGGAGATCCGAATGCTCCGGCGTTGGCGCAGGCGAGTGCTCCGGCGATGCAGATTGCTCAGTAG
- a CDS encoding penicillin-binding protein gives MNKAPRQTLTAPIRRIRFAYVALFFCAWTTLIAVRLGWLQVVRHSDFVHRAALQQQRTFEVAPRRGMLYDRNLRELAVTVQVDSVYAVPSELGDNRASAAEILAEIVHADPRDNFTSQQQMLARFNASKNFAWVARKVDPGIADRLRELNLKGVYFQKEFKRFYPNNDLAAQVLGYVGTDDIGLGGLERQFDDDMHGEPGHMLTALDARRHVLGSEENQPMPGENLVLSIDANIQYMAERALDAQVEKVKALHGTVVVQDPHTGQVLALAVSPRFNPNDQKHMDANVLTNLAVSDVYEPGSTFKLVTYSAAIDAAGVQPTDIVDCQGGAMTMYGRTLHDDRSDHFGRVTVQYALEHSSDVGAAKMALKLGNQKFYDYMKAFGFGDRSGIELPSETRGLLRNPRKWGATSILSMAIGQEVGVTPVQLVTMVSTIANGGVYMPPHVLLQSTDEMKGDPRLKPAAFRPANGLPATLPDGAHRVITEMTSAKMRMMMQGIVTEGTGRQAALNGYSSGGKTGTAQKVDPATHTYSHTKLVASFAGFAPVSNPAISVAVVIDTPTAGSEVQHYGGAASAPVFAEVAQQVLEYLGVPHDQPLKTQKELIVAAKTEADGDAPSENTADLNAMFDDVNSLPADDPLRAPANAAAAEVAANQTQVAATQKVQGKTAEILNMLPAKVLAAFHSEDGSGSVSHESAPLAELKARPTVEEKEQGAVVVDAGLRVPVPSFEGSGLRGVVERADSMGLRVQAVGSGLAREQAPAAGTMVPAGTEIVVRFSR, from the coding sequence ATGAACAAGGCGCCACGGCAGACGTTGACCGCTCCGATACGGAGGATCCGTTTCGCCTATGTGGCGCTGTTTTTTTGCGCCTGGACGACGTTGATCGCGGTGCGGCTGGGTTGGCTGCAGGTGGTGCGGCACTCGGACTTTGTGCATCGGGCGGCGTTGCAGCAGCAGAGGACGTTCGAGGTGGCTCCGCGGCGGGGGATGCTGTATGACCGCAATCTGCGGGAGCTTGCGGTGACGGTGCAGGTGGATAGTGTGTATGCGGTGCCGTCGGAGCTTGGGGACAATCGTGCGAGCGCGGCGGAGATATTGGCAGAGATTGTGCACGCGGATCCGAGAGACAACTTTACGTCGCAGCAGCAGATGCTGGCGCGGTTCAACGCTTCGAAGAACTTTGCGTGGGTGGCGCGGAAGGTCGATCCAGGTATTGCCGATCGTCTGCGTGAGTTGAATTTGAAGGGCGTTTATTTTCAGAAGGAGTTCAAGCGGTTTTATCCGAACAACGATCTGGCCGCGCAGGTGCTGGGGTATGTGGGGACGGATGATATCGGGCTGGGCGGGTTGGAGCGGCAGTTCGACGATGACATGCATGGTGAGCCTGGGCATATGTTGACGGCGCTCGATGCGAGACGGCATGTGCTGGGCAGTGAGGAGAACCAGCCGATGCCGGGTGAGAATCTCGTGTTGTCGATCGACGCGAATATTCAGTACATGGCGGAGCGAGCGCTGGATGCTCAAGTGGAGAAGGTAAAGGCTCTGCATGGGACGGTGGTGGTGCAGGACCCACACACGGGGCAGGTTCTGGCGCTGGCTGTGTCTCCGCGTTTCAATCCCAACGACCAAAAGCACATGGATGCGAATGTGCTGACGAACCTGGCGGTGAGTGATGTGTATGAGCCGGGATCGACGTTCAAGTTGGTGACTTACTCGGCTGCGATCGATGCGGCGGGGGTGCAGCCTACGGACATCGTCGACTGCCAGGGTGGCGCGATGACGATGTACGGCCGCACGTTGCATGATGACAGGAGCGATCACTTTGGTCGGGTGACGGTGCAGTATGCGCTGGAGCACTCGAGCGACGTTGGTGCGGCAAAGATGGCGTTGAAGTTGGGGAATCAAAAGTTCTATGACTATATGAAGGCGTTTGGCTTCGGCGATCGCTCGGGGATTGAGCTGCCGAGTGAGACGCGTGGACTGCTACGGAATCCGAGGAAGTGGGGCGCGACGAGCATTTTGTCCATGGCAATTGGGCAGGAGGTTGGCGTTACGCCGGTGCAGCTTGTAACGATGGTGAGCACAATTGCAAATGGTGGGGTGTATATGCCTCCGCATGTGCTGCTGCAGTCGACCGATGAGATGAAGGGCGATCCGCGGCTGAAGCCTGCGGCGTTCCGGCCTGCGAATGGGCTGCCTGCGACTCTGCCGGATGGTGCGCATCGAGTGATCACAGAGATGACTTCCGCGAAGATGCGGATGATGATGCAGGGCATTGTTACGGAGGGTACGGGGCGACAGGCTGCGCTGAACGGTTATAGCTCGGGCGGTAAGACGGGCACGGCGCAGAAGGTTGATCCGGCGACGCACACTTACTCTCACACGAAGCTGGTGGCAAGCTTTGCTGGTTTTGCGCCGGTAAGCAATCCTGCTATCTCGGTTGCCGTGGTGATCGATACTCCGACGGCGGGTAGCGAGGTGCAGCACTATGGCGGTGCGGCGAGCGCGCCGGTGTTTGCGGAGGTGGCGCAACAGGTGCTGGAGTACCTGGGCGTGCCGCATGATCAGCCGCTGAAGACACAGAAAGAGTTGATTGTGGCGGCGAAGACGGAGGCGGACGGGGATGCGCCGAGCGAAAACACCGCGGATTTGAATGCGATGTTTGATGATGTGAATAGCTTGCCGGCGGATGATCCGCTGCGCGCTCCGGCGAACGCTGCGGCTGCCGAAGTTGCGGCGAACCAGACGCAGGTTGCTGCGACGCAGAAGGTTCAGGGAAAGACGGCTGAGATTTTGAATATGCTGCCGGCGAAGGTTCTGGCGGCGTTCCATTCAGAGGATGGGAGCGGTTCTGTGTCTCATGAGTCTGCGCCACTGGCGGAGCTGAAGGCTCGTCCTACCGTTGAGGAAAAGGAGCAGGGGGCGGTTGTCGTGGACGCTGGGCTGCGTGTGCCTGTGCCCTCGTTTGAGGGTTCGGGGTTGCGGGGGGTGGTGGAACGGGCGGATTCAATGGGTTTGCGGGTGCAGGCCGTGGGGAGTGGTTTGGCCAGAGAGCAGGCGCCTGCGGCGGGGACGATGGTACCGGCGGGAACTGAGATCGTGGTGCGGTTCAGTCGATGA